One window from the genome of Pyrus communis chromosome 16, drPyrComm1.1, whole genome shotgun sequence encodes:
- the LOC137720991 gene encoding protein SRC2 homolog: MGKLWVEVCLISARGLKRSSSLWKLQWYAVGWTNPNNKYCTKIDASGNENPVWRTKFATLIEGSEADLQDLALQVEVYSREPIFLREKLQGTATIVLREFLAKHNKNSEAPRHGAEEVGSYQLRKKNSNKPQGFVDVSIRISEDMEARSSYTGSEGGPMDNSITITFATGDGSAPAIRPVARQPRPEDQFRINSLNAQPMPFLPNYSNPSAVGPSHPPASATSYPPAGGPNYLPANRPSYPPAGGPSYPPAGGPIYQPPRTPSPPPPPSNVGYIPTFIPRTDRMQETYINMPSSGAPPGRRGAAGVGMGIGAGALAAGAVIFGDDFMSGFDVPSGLQDASLTISTDPPF; this comes from the exons ATGGGGAAACTCTGGGTTGAAGTGTGCCTGATATCCGCCCGAGGGCTTAAGCGTTCGTCTTCGTTGTGGAAGCTCCAGTGGTATGCTGTTGGGTGGACTAATCCGAATAACAAGTACTGCACCAAGATCGATGCGTCTGGAAATGAGAATCCGGTGTGGAGAACCAAGTTTGCTACCTTGATTGAGGGCTCGGAGGCGGACTTGCAGGATCTGGCGCTGCAGGTTGAGGTGTACAGCAGAGAGCCTATCTTCCTCCGGGAAAAGCTTCAGGGGACGGCAACTATTGTCCTGAGAGAGTTTCTGGCTAAGCATAACAAGAACTCTGAGGCTCCGAGGCATGGAGCTGAAGAAGTTGGGAGCTACCAGTTGCGGAAAAAGAATTCCAACAAACCTCAAGGGTTCGTCGATGTCTCAATACGTATTTCTGAGGATATGGAAGCTCGAAGCTCGTACACAG GCAGTGAAGGAGGACCTATGGATAACAGCATTACTATCACCTTTGCTACCGGAGACGGATCTGCACCAGCGATACGACCTGTAGCTCGACAACCAAGGCCGGAAGATCAATTCCGTATCAACTCCCTAAATGCACAACCAATGCCTTTCCTTCCAAACTATTCCAATCCATCTGCAGTCGGACCAAGCCACCCACCAGCCAGCGCAACAAGTTACCCGCCGGCAGGCGGACCAAACTACCTGCCAGCAAACAGACCAAGCTACCCCCCAGCAGGGGGGCCAAGCTACCCACCAGCAGGCGGGCCGATCTATCAGCCGCCTAGAACTCCATCACCGCCTCCCCCACCTTCTAATGTTGGCTACATACCTACTTTTATCCCGAGAACAGATCGAATGCAGGAGACGTATATCAATATGCCATCATCTGGAGCACCGCCTGGTCGTAGAGGAGCAGCTGGTGTTGGAATGGGAATCGGTGCTGGAGCGCTGGCGGCAGGTGCTGTGATCTTTGGTGATGACTTCATGTCAGGATTCGATGTTCCTTCTGGCTTACAGGATGCTAGTCTTACCATATCAACTGATCCTCCTTTCTGA
- the LOC137720990 gene encoding autophagy-related protein 18c-like isoform X1 — protein MSSTVSTSRGILSPARLARHESPDSGASGSFSLLEPDINDSETELLSVFWNQDNGCFSAGTSNGFRIYNCEPFKETFRRDLKSGGFKIVEMLFRCNILVLVGSWDNSQYPPHKVMIWDDHQSRCIGEFSFRSEVRAVKLKHDRIVVVLEHKIYAYNFMDLKLLHQIETVANPRGLCCLSHHPNTSVLACPGLQRGQVRIEHFGLNVTKLINAHDSHIACFTLTMDGLLLATASNKGTLIRIFNTMDGTHLQEVRRGVDRAEIYSIALSPNVQWLAASSDKGTVHIFSLRVRVLGEDLSAHNSAQGPAMFQQNSSNSLDPLTSPNTGANSSSSLSFMRGVLPKYFSSEWSFAQFHLPEDTQFITAFGSQNSVIIVGMDGSFYKCSFDPVNGGEMVQQEYVRFLKTESRPR, from the exons ATGAGTTCAACAGTGTCAACATCTCGAGGAATACTTTCACCCGCAAGGCTTGCCAGGCATGAATCACCGGATTCTGGGGCTTCTGGTTCTTTTAGCCTGCTTGAACCAGACATTAATGACAGTGAAACGGAGTTGCTCTCTGTGTTTTGGAATCAAGACAACGGTTGCTTCTCTGCAGGCACAAGCAATGGATTTCGCATCTACAACTGCGAGCCTTTCAAAGAAACTTTTAGACGTGATTTGAAAAGTGGGGGATTCAAAATTGTGGAGATGCTATTCCGATGCAACATTCTTGTACTTGTTGGTAGCTGGGACAATTCACAATATCCGCCTCACAAGGTTATGATTTGGGATGATCATCAGAGCCGATGTATTGGTGAATTTTCATTCAGGTCTGAGGTTCGTGCAGTAAAGTTAAAGCACGATCGCATAGTAGTTGTTCTTGAGCACAAGATATATGCTTATAACTTTATGGATCTGAAGCTGCTGCATCAGATTGAGACTGTAGCAAATCCTAGGGGATTGTGCTGCCTTTCACACCATCCAAATACATCTGTGCTGGCTTGCCCAGGCCTTCAACGAGGACAAGTTCGAATTGAACATTTTGGGCTGAACGTGACGAAGTTAATCAATGCTCATGATTCTCATATTGCATGCTTCACCCTGACAATGGACGGGCTGCTTCTTGCAACTGCTAGTAATAAGGGTACTTTGATAAGAATATTCAACACAATGGATGGGACTCATTTACAAGAG GTACGCAGAGGAGTGGATAGAGCCGAAATTTACAGTATTGCTCTCTCTCCAAATGTCCAGTGGTTGGCAGCATCGAGTGACAAAGGTACTGTGCATATATTCAGCCTCAGAGTTAGAGTACTTGGGGAGGATTTATCTGCTCATAATTCTGCTCAAGGGCCAGCAATGTTTCAGCAGAACTCTTCAAATTCCCTGGATCCTCTTACTTCTCCAAACACTGGTGCCAATTCTAGTTCGTCATTGTCTTTCATGAGAG GGGTTTTACCAAAATATTTTAGCTCCGAATGGTCATTTGCTCAGTTCCACTTGCCAGAAGACACTCAATTCATTACCGCATTTGGTTCTCAAAACAGTGTCATCATTGTTGGCATGGATGGGAG TTTCTACAAATGCAGTTTTGATCCAGTGAATGGAGGTGAGATGGTGCAGCAGGAATATGTACGCTTTCTAAAAACCGAAAGCAGGCCAAGATAG
- the LOC137720990 gene encoding autophagy-related protein 18c-like isoform X2, which yields MSSTVSTSRGILSPARLARHESPDSGASGSFSLLEPDINDSETELLSVFWNQDNGCFSAGTSNGFRIYNCEPFKETFRRDLKSGGFKIVEMLFRCNILVLVGSWDNSQYPPHKVMIWDDHQSRCIGEFSFRSEVRAVKLKHDRIVVVLEHKIYAYNFMDLKLLHQIETVANPRGLCCLSHHPNTSVLACPGLQRGQVRIEHFGLNVTKLINAHDSHIACFTLTMDGLLLATASNKGTLIRIFNTMDGTHLQEVRRGVDRAEIYSIALSPNVQWLAASSDKGTVHIFSLRVRVLGEDLSAHNSAQGPAMFQQNSSNSLDPLTSPNTGANSSSSLSFMRGVLPKYFSSEWSFAQFHLPEDTQFITAFGSQNSVIIVGMDGRSVIEITSYSSTVHLVSTNAVLIQ from the exons ATGAGTTCAACAGTGTCAACATCTCGAGGAATACTTTCACCCGCAAGGCTTGCCAGGCATGAATCACCGGATTCTGGGGCTTCTGGTTCTTTTAGCCTGCTTGAACCAGACATTAATGACAGTGAAACGGAGTTGCTCTCTGTGTTTTGGAATCAAGACAACGGTTGCTTCTCTGCAGGCACAAGCAATGGATTTCGCATCTACAACTGCGAGCCTTTCAAAGAAACTTTTAGACGTGATTTGAAAAGTGGGGGATTCAAAATTGTGGAGATGCTATTCCGATGCAACATTCTTGTACTTGTTGGTAGCTGGGACAATTCACAATATCCGCCTCACAAGGTTATGATTTGGGATGATCATCAGAGCCGATGTATTGGTGAATTTTCATTCAGGTCTGAGGTTCGTGCAGTAAAGTTAAAGCACGATCGCATAGTAGTTGTTCTTGAGCACAAGATATATGCTTATAACTTTATGGATCTGAAGCTGCTGCATCAGATTGAGACTGTAGCAAATCCTAGGGGATTGTGCTGCCTTTCACACCATCCAAATACATCTGTGCTGGCTTGCCCAGGCCTTCAACGAGGACAAGTTCGAATTGAACATTTTGGGCTGAACGTGACGAAGTTAATCAATGCTCATGATTCTCATATTGCATGCTTCACCCTGACAATGGACGGGCTGCTTCTTGCAACTGCTAGTAATAAGGGTACTTTGATAAGAATATTCAACACAATGGATGGGACTCATTTACAAGAG GTACGCAGAGGAGTGGATAGAGCCGAAATTTACAGTATTGCTCTCTCTCCAAATGTCCAGTGGTTGGCAGCATCGAGTGACAAAGGTACTGTGCATATATTCAGCCTCAGAGTTAGAGTACTTGGGGAGGATTTATCTGCTCATAATTCTGCTCAAGGGCCAGCAATGTTTCAGCAGAACTCTTCAAATTCCCTGGATCCTCTTACTTCTCCAAACACTGGTGCCAATTCTAGTTCGTCATTGTCTTTCATGAGAG GGGTTTTACCAAAATATTTTAGCTCCGAATGGTCATTTGCTCAGTTCCACTTGCCAGAAGACACTCAATTCATTACCGCATTTGGTTCTCAAAACAGTGTCATCATTGTTGGCATGGATGGGAG GTCCGTGATTGAAATTACAAGTTATTCCTCAACGGTTCATCTAG TTTCTACAAATGCAGTTTTGATCCAGTGA